GGCTACACCTGGGGCAAATCGCTGGATGATGTCAGCGGCATTATCGGAGGAACAGGATCCACCGGGGCTGTGACGTTGTTTAGTCCGCAAAACCCGTTCGATACACGAGCGGAAAGAGGGCCGTCAAGCTTTGATGTGACGCACGCCTTCACGTTGAGCGCCGCCCAGGACTTGCATTTCGAGCGTTTGGGACTCCAGTCGGATCGAACCCAATTATTGACGAAAGGCTGGCAGTTGTTGAGCATCTCGACGATCACCGGTGGTTCGCCGTTTACCGTTTATTCGGGGATCCAGCAAACGGGCGCGGGAACGATTGGCGCGGACCGGCCCGACCAGATCGGAACGCCGGATCTCTCGAGCGCCGGCAGTTCAATGCGACCGCGCGACGACTATTTTGGGCGGGGGGCGCACAACGCGAGCTTCTTTTCCATTCCCACCGGGATCGCAGGCGGGACTGGACCAAACTCCGGGCGCTTTGGAGCGCTCGGCCGTAATACATTTCGCGGACCGGCATATTACGATTTCGATTTTGCGCTCATCAAGACGACTCCGATTGGCCACAGCGAAAGCGGTTCGGAGCGAGCGGACCTGCAATTCCGCGCAGAGATATTTAACCTGTTCAACATCGTCAACATGGGCCTACCCGCGAACCTCATCGAGGGTACAGGGTTTGGCATGATCAGCAAGACCGCGGGAACCTCACGGCAAATTCAATTTTCGCTAAAGCTCATCTATTGAGGCGCGTCCTGCAGCGACGCAACTCCGAGATCACGGGCAACCCGGAAGTCATTGCGGGCCATAAGTCGGCTTGTGGGAAGTTTCACCACATCGGTAACGATAAACGCGCTTGTGTTTACGAATATCGCGTCACCTCCCGGATGTCGGCAATCCGGAAGTCATCCAGCGTGTTCAGAGAACCCAACCTATGCCAGCAGAAGTTTGGGGTCTGAGCCTAACGGTCGACGGATTCTTCCGACCTTCTGATGCTCCTGGACCGCCTATCGCTCCGGATGCTGTTTGTTGTTTTTGCCGATCCAGTATCTCGGGCCAGAACCCAAACGAGAGACGCGATCTCCTGGATTCGCAAGCTGGCACTGTTCCAGTGACAGACATCCACATCCGATGCACTGGGTTATCCCTGCGCGCAGGCGCTCCAGCTCAGCAATTCGCTCGTCGATGCGACTGGTCCAGGTGCCGGATAGCTTCGCCCAATCCGCGCGCTCTGGAACATGGTTCTTCGGCAGCTTGGACAACTCTTTCGCGATTTCATCCAGAGTCAGGCCGACCTTTTGCGCAAATACGATAAAGGCGATTCGACGAAGCACGGCCCGCTGATAGCGACGATGGCCGGTCGATCCCGTTCGCTCCGAATCGATTAATCCTTTGTCTTCGTAAAACCGCAGGGCGGAGGACGCCACGCCGCTGCGCCGCGAGATCTCGGAAATTGTGAGCAGATCGGCCATGGGTCTCTAATCCCAAAACTTTTTGAATCTCAAGTTAACTTTAACTTGCATCTTGTGCAGTGTCAATGAACGACGGATATCGATTGGAGAGACCGGTGGCAAAGCACAAAGTGGAAGCATCAGAAAAGACAGCGGCTGACCCGACAAGCGTTTGGAACGACAGGCGGGTGGTGATTACAGGGGGAACCTCCGGTCTGGGCAAGGCGATGGCGGTTTCGCTGCATGACTCTGGAGCCAAGGTAGCTATTGTTGCCCGTAATCGAGCACACATCGAAGACCTGGTCCGCGAGACTCCGGCACTGCATGGAGTCGCCGGCGACGTTTCGTCTAAAGGCGATATTTATCCCATAACGATCCAGCTACTTGGCGCGCTGGGGGGAGTAGACGTCCTCATCAATAATGCCTCTGCGTTGGGCCCGGTCCCGCTCGTGCCTCTTGCCGATACGAACTGTGAAGACCTTGAACTCGCACTGCAGACTAATCTGCTCGGTCCGTTTCGCCTGACCAAGGCGTTGCTTGGATCTCTGGCTGCTTCCGCACGCGAGGGGCGTAGTCCGCTTGTTCTGAACATCTCCAGCGACGCTGCGATTAATCCTTATCCCAAATGGGGAGCCTATGGCGCGAGCAAGGCGGCACTGCATCACCTGAGCCAAATCTGGGATCAGGAACTTTCCCTGCAAGGCATCCGCGTTCTTTCTCTGGATCCCGGAGATATGGACACGCCGCTGCACACACTCGCGGTGCCGGACGCAGATCGCTCCACACTCAAGAGTCCCGCAACCTCAGCTCGAGAAGTGCTCGCAACCCTCCAGAATCTGCTTGTGACAACGGACAACGCTCAGCCGGAAGCACGCCAATGATCGCTGCTACGGTTCCGGTTCAGCGTCCTCCGGACGCAAAGCTTGTTGCGATCGATGCCGCGGGGCAAATCACGCACTTTCCACGATCGAACTTTCCCAACCTGCTGCGCGCAGGAGACGTTGTGATTGCAAACGACGCAGCCACTGTGCCTGCGAGCCTCTTCGGGATACACATTCGTACTGGAGCTACTATCGAAGTCCGCCTCGCCGGAAGACGGTCGCTCGAGCCTGAAGCTGTGAGACATTTTTCTGCAATTGTCTTTGGCGAGGGGAACTACCGCACGCCAACCGAACATCGTCAGAGTCCGCCCGAGCTGCGTCCCGGCGATGGTCTTCGGCTCGGCTCTCTTCGCGCGAGTGTGGTTTGCTTACTGGATCATCCTCGGCTCGTACTTCTTAGTTTCGAAGGCTCCTCGGAGGAGATCTGGCGTGGGATAGTTCGGCACGGCAGGCCCATCCAGTACGCCCATGTTCCCGTGCCACTTGAGATTTGGGACACATGGACTGCGATAGCAGGACCACTCGCCGCATATGAGCCGCCATCAGCGAGCTTCATCCTGAATTGGAGCACTCTCGATCTCATGATTCGTCGCGGAGTCTACTTCGGCACCGTGACTCATGCAGCCGGAATCTCATCGACCGGAGATCCGAAGCTCGACGCACGTCTTCCATTCGACGAGCCGTATCGGATTCCACAATCTACGACGAGGCTAGTCCAGGGGGCTAGGGAGCGTGGCGGACGCGTGATCGCTATTGGCACAACGGTAGTACGGGCTCTCGAGCAAGCTGTAGGAACCGACGGCGTGCTGCGAGCAGGCGAGGGACTGGCAACTCAGAGAA
This genomic interval from Terriglobales bacterium contains the following:
- a CDS encoding SDR family oxidoreductase, with product MAKHKVEASEKTAADPTSVWNDRRVVITGGTSGLGKAMAVSLHDSGAKVAIVARNRAHIEDLVRETPALHGVAGDVSSKGDIYPITIQLLGALGGVDVLINNASALGPVPLVPLADTNCEDLELALQTNLLGPFRLTKALLGSLAASAREGRSPLVLNISSDAAINPYPKWGAYGASKAALHHLSQIWDQELSLQGIRVLSLDPGDMDTPLHTLAVPDADRSTLKSPATSAREVLATLQNLLVTTDNAQPEARQ
- the soxR gene encoding redox-sensitive transcriptional activator SoxR; the protein is MADLLTISEISRRSGVASSALRFYEDKGLIDSERTGSTGHRRYQRAVLRRIAFIVFAQKVGLTLDEIAKELSKLPKNHVPERADWAKLSGTWTSRIDERIAELERLRAGITQCIGCGCLSLEQCQLANPGDRVSRLGSGPRYWIGKNNKQHPER
- a CDS encoding S-adenosylmethionine:tRNA ribosyltransferase-isomerase, with protein sequence MIAATVPVQRPPDAKLVAIDAAGQITHFPRSNFPNLLRAGDVVIANDAATVPASLFGIHIRTGATIEVRLAGRRSLEPEAVRHFSAIVFGEGNYRTPTEHRQSPPELRPGDGLRLGSLRASVVCLLDHPRLVLLSFEGSSEEIWRGIVRHGRPIQYAHVPVPLEIWDTWTAIAGPLAAYEPPSASFILNWSTLDLMIRRGVYFGTVTHAAGISSTGDPKLDARLPFDEPYRIPQSTTRLVQGARERGGRVIAIGTTVVRALEQAVGTDGVLRAGEGLATQRISRETRLRIVDAVFSGTHEPGTSHYELLRAFVSNEVLENMNKELEEHSYRTHEFGDSIFFERMNLAGANVNSKKSEGCGTLGLPTQFANNGRKYRRSTLRKSLNPRQLSTIFSFDSAYSRMVP